The Leucoraja erinacea ecotype New England chromosome 19, Leri_hhj_1, whole genome shotgun sequence genome has a segment encoding these proteins:
- the avpr2b.1 gene encoding vasopressin V2 receptor: protein MKYSSLSLNGSDGWQVLANTTEPVESLGMPERDEGLARAEIAVLGTIFVAATVGNTVLISVLWNRRKRMSRMSVFVMHLSIADLVVALFQVLPQLIWDITEIFMGPDVLCRMVTYLQLVGMFASTYMVVAMTVDRFQAVCYPMVTFRKKKAYWNTAICTSWVLSLILSVPQVFIFSNKEFLPGKVQCWAEFIQPWGLKAYVTWIFTVIFFIPTVVLTTCQVKICRVIRLNIYAKTHQQHPETTKSQTVHSRASNVNCMSKAMNKTVKMAVVTVFAYVLCWTPYFAVQLWTAWYPSDISQGAVFTIIMLLGNLNSCTNPWIYMYFCGQIPRCTKREPRSSVQKESATTASVNLGDKEVGYAFTAV from the exons ATGAAGTACTCGTCGCTATCACTGAACGGGAGCGATGGATGGCAAGTGCTAGCAAACACCACGGAGCCCGTGGAAAGCCTCGGCATGCCCGAGAGGGACGAAGGGTTGGCCAGAGCCGAGATTGCTGTGCTGGGGACCATCTTCGTGGCGGCCACGGTGGGGAACACGGTGCTCATCAGCGTCCTGTGGAATAGGAGGAAGAGGATGTCCCGCATGTCTGTCTTCGTGATGCACCTGAGCATCGCCGATCTGGTGGTGGCCCTCTTCCAGGTCCTCCCGCAGCTCATCTGGGACATCACGGAGATATTTATGGGTCCGGACGTGCTGTGTAGGATGGTGACTTATCTACAGCTGGTGGGAATGTTCGCCTCCACGTACATGGTGGTGGCCATGACCGTGGACAGGTTCCAGGCGGTCTGTTACCCCATGGTGACCTTCCGCAAGAAGAAGGCGTATTGGAACACGGCCATCTGCACCAGCTGGGTCTTGTCGCTCATCCTGAGTGTCCCTCAGGTCTTCATATTCTCCAATAAAGAGTTCCTCCCCGGCAAGGTGCAGTGCTGGGCGGAGTTCATCCAACCATGGGGGCTCAAGGCTTACGTCACCTGGATCTTCACCGTCATTTTCTTCATCCCCACCGTCGTCCTGACCACATGCCAGGTCAAAATCTGCAGGGTCATCCGACTGAACATTTACGCCAAGACGCACCAGCAGCACCCCGAGACGACCAAGAGCCAGACTGTGCACTCGAGGGCCAGCAACGTCAACTGCATGTCGAAAGCAATGAACAAGACGGTGAAAATGGCAGTGGTCACGGTGTTTGCCTATGTGTTGTGCTGGACACCTTACTTTGCAGTGCAGCTGTGGACGGCTTGGTATCCCAGCGACATCAGCCAGG GCGCCGTTTTCACCATTATCATGCTTCTGGGGAATTTGAACAGTTGCACCAATCCCTGGATATACATGTACTTCTGCGGACAAATCCCACGCTGCACCAAACGCGAACCAAGGAGTTCAGTGCAAAAGGAATCCGCCACCACGGCCAGCGTTAACCTGGGAGACAAGGAGGTTGGATATGCCTTTACGGCGGTTTAA